One Gelria sp. Kuro-4 DNA segment encodes these proteins:
- a CDS encoding [Fe-Fe] hydrogenase large subunit C-terminal domain-containing protein: MELELTPTQALRRRLFREVAGALQAGTLVAKVEDLAKSLTPFWRERGQSEAAARQAAAGHVRCALGLNPHPAGGETLAQAARRALETGTPETPTIVAVPGACAGCRDMECAAEAACVTGALKKGPAGTVQVDNERCLNCGLCIGACRAAALSDKAEIVQVAKLLLDGRGPVAAVVAPAFAGQFGPDVFGEEVAAALREFGFHRVVEVALGADVITIKEAEEYLRRIRRGDPFMITSCCCPPFIRLVQKFRPRLAHLISDSVSPMIAIGRLEKAEHPGTRVVFIGPCIAKKSEARQRELADAVDFVLTFEEAAALLEAGGITVPRRAAAPALRDASHDGRIYGHTGGVTAAIMRSIAKLAPGTAVAARQGNGIKECSELLKKAEAGELKATFLEGMACPGGCVGGPGKLVPPEVGRQEVDEFAAEAPVLEAVSNERARSLYARHAPAVNLTSVKPPDPVSPADK, encoded by the coding sequence ATGGAACTTGAACTTACCCCGACCCAGGCTTTGCGCCGGCGCCTCTTTCGGGAGGTGGCAGGCGCGCTCCAGGCCGGAACACTGGTCGCAAAAGTGGAGGACTTGGCAAAAAGCCTGACCCCGTTCTGGCGCGAGCGGGGGCAGAGCGAAGCGGCGGCCCGGCAGGCGGCCGCCGGGCACGTGCGCTGTGCGCTGGGGCTCAACCCGCACCCGGCGGGCGGGGAAACCCTTGCCCAGGCGGCGCGGCGCGCCCTGGAGACAGGTACACCGGAAACGCCCACCATTGTGGCGGTTCCCGGCGCCTGCGCCGGTTGCCGGGACATGGAGTGCGCCGCCGAAGCCGCCTGTGTCACCGGAGCACTAAAAAAAGGACCGGCGGGTACGGTCCAAGTTGACAACGAGCGCTGCCTCAACTGCGGGCTCTGCATCGGCGCCTGCCGGGCGGCCGCGCTGTCGGACAAAGCGGAGATAGTGCAGGTGGCCAAGCTCCTCCTTGACGGGCGGGGGCCGGTGGCGGCAGTGGTGGCCCCGGCCTTCGCCGGGCAGTTCGGGCCGGACGTTTTCGGCGAGGAAGTGGCGGCGGCACTCCGGGAGTTCGGCTTTCACCGGGTGGTGGAGGTGGCCTTGGGGGCGGACGTCATCACCATTAAGGAAGCAGAGGAGTACCTGCGGCGCATCCGGCGCGGTGACCCCTTTATGATCACGTCCTGCTGCTGCCCGCCCTTTATCCGCCTGGTACAGAAGTTCCGCCCGCGCCTGGCGCACCTTATTTCCGATTCAGTTTCCCCCATGATCGCCATCGGCCGCCTGGAGAAGGCTGAGCACCCCGGTACGCGCGTGGTGTTCATCGGTCCCTGCATCGCCAAAAAGTCGGAGGCGCGCCAGAGGGAGCTGGCCGACGCCGTGGACTTTGTCCTCACCTTCGAGGAGGCGGCCGCCCTGCTGGAAGCGGGGGGCATCACCGTGCCGCGCCGGGCGGCGGCGCCCGCCCTGCGGGACGCCAGCCACGACGGCCGTATCTACGGGCACACCGGCGGCGTTACAGCCGCCATCATGCGCAGCATCGCGAAACTGGCCCCCGGCACGGCGGTGGCCGCGCGCCAGGGCAACGGCATTAAAGAGTGCAGTGAACTTCTCAAGAAGGCCGAAGCCGGCGAACTTAAGGCCACCTTCCTCGAAGGCATGGCCTGCCCGGGCGGCTGCGTGGGCGGCCCGGGGAAGCTCGTCCCGCCGGAGGTCGGCCGTCAAGAGGTCGATGAGTTCGCCGCCGAGGCCCCGGTGCTGGAGGCGGTCAGCAACGAGCGGGCCCGCTCGCTGTACGCCCGCCACGCCCCGGCGGTAAACCTTACCTCCGTAAAACCCCCCGACCCGGTATCACCGGCGGACAAGTAA
- the typA gene encoding translational GTPase TypA, translating to MQLRNIAIIAHVDHGKTTLVDCVLRQTGVFRSNQEVRERVLDSNDLERERGITILAKNTAVFYKDTKINIVDTPGHADFGGEVERVLSMVDGALLVVDAFDGPMPQTRFVLEKALGQGVKPLLVVNKIDRPGARPLEVVDEVLELFINLGAGDEQIDFPIIYASARAGVAHPDLEEARRLLAAGTPNVLPLLDAVVDWVPAPGGDAAAPLQLLITTLDWSDYVGRIAIGRLANGTLTPGQGVAVAYGDAQPRQAKVAEVFTFQSLKRVPIERATAGDIVAVTGLGEVKIGETIMDPLAPQPLPPITVDEPTLTMTFRVNDSPFAGEEGTYVTSRQLRERLFKEARTNVALRVRETDSPDAFEVAGRGELHLSILIETMRREGYELAVSKPRVILKEGAQGVEEPLERVVIDVPQEYVGPAIESLGARKGEMTGMMPRGEDRVRLEFTVPMRGLIGYASEFATLTKGNGILTQNFAGYGPYRGPIPTRSGGSLVAWEEGEATAYAISSIQERGTLFVTPGTRVYEGMIVGENSRPDDIDVNIAKKKHVTNMRSSTSDIAVKLDEPRILTLEQALAYIRDDELVEITPKSIRLRKAVLAKGERKDARRQAQASA from the coding sequence ATGCAGCTTAGAAACATTGCCATTATCGCCCATGTGGATCACGGTAAAACCACGCTGGTGGACTGCGTCCTCCGGCAGACGGGGGTTTTCCGCAGCAACCAGGAGGTCAGGGAGCGGGTCCTCGACTCCAACGACCTGGAACGGGAGCGCGGCATCACCATTCTGGCCAAGAACACGGCCGTGTTCTACAAAGATACCAAAATCAACATCGTCGACACGCCCGGCCACGCCGACTTCGGCGGCGAGGTGGAGCGGGTGCTCAGCATGGTGGATGGGGCGCTGCTCGTGGTGGACGCCTTTGACGGCCCCATGCCGCAGACGCGCTTCGTGCTGGAAAAGGCCCTGGGCCAAGGCGTAAAGCCGCTCCTGGTGGTGAACAAGATCGACCGGCCGGGGGCGCGGCCGCTCGAGGTGGTGGACGAGGTCCTGGAGCTGTTCATCAACCTGGGCGCCGGCGACGAGCAGATCGATTTTCCGATCATCTATGCCTCGGCCCGGGCGGGGGTGGCCCACCCGGACCTAGAGGAGGCCCGGCGGCTGTTGGCCGCCGGCACGCCCAATGTTCTGCCTCTCCTCGATGCGGTGGTGGACTGGGTGCCGGCCCCGGGCGGAGATGCGGCGGCGCCGCTCCAGCTCCTGATCACTACACTCGACTGGAGTGACTACGTGGGCCGGATCGCCATCGGCCGCCTGGCCAACGGCACGCTCACTCCCGGGCAGGGGGTGGCGGTGGCCTACGGCGACGCGCAGCCCCGTCAGGCGAAGGTGGCCGAGGTGTTCACCTTCCAGAGCCTGAAGCGGGTGCCCATCGAGCGCGCCACGGCAGGCGACATCGTAGCCGTTACCGGCCTCGGGGAGGTTAAGATCGGCGAGACCATCATGGACCCGCTTGCACCGCAGCCGCTCCCGCCGATTACCGTGGACGAGCCCACCCTCACCATGACCTTCCGGGTGAACGACAGCCCCTTTGCCGGGGAAGAAGGCACCTACGTCACCTCGCGCCAGCTGCGCGAGCGCCTGTTCAAGGAGGCGCGCACCAACGTGGCCCTGCGCGTGCGCGAAACCGACAGCCCCGATGCCTTCGAGGTGGCGGGACGGGGTGAACTCCACCTCAGCATCCTCATCGAAACCATGCGCCGTGAGGGCTACGAGCTGGCGGTCTCCAAGCCGCGCGTTATCCTCAAAGAAGGCGCGCAGGGTGTAGAAGAACCACTGGAGCGCGTGGTGATCGACGTACCGCAGGAGTATGTGGGACCGGCGATCGAGTCTTTGGGCGCGCGCAAAGGGGAAATGACCGGGATGATGCCGCGCGGTGAGGACCGCGTGCGCCTGGAGTTTACCGTACCCATGCGCGGCCTCATCGGCTATGCCTCGGAATTTGCCACCTTAACCAAAGGTAACGGCATCCTGACCCAGAACTTCGCCGGCTACGGCCCCTACCGGGGCCCGATCCCGACCCGCTCCGGCGGCAGCCTGGTGGCCTGGGAAGAGGGTGAGGCCACGGCCTACGCCATCAGCAGTATCCAGGAACGGGGTACCCTCTTTGTGACGCCGGGCACCCGGGTGTACGAGGGCATGATCGTGGGCGAGAATTCCCGCCCCGACGATATCGATGTGAATATCGCGAAGAAGAAGCACGTCACCAACATGCGTTCGTCCACGTCGGATATTGCGGTGAAGCTGGATGAGCCGCGCATCCTCACGCTGGAGCAGGCCCTGGCCTACATCCGCGACGACGAGCTGGTGGAGATAACGCCCAAGAGCATCCGCCTGCGCAAGGCCGTCCTGGCCAAGGGCGAGCGCAAGGACGCCCGCCGCCAAGCCCAGGCCTCGGCGTAG
- a CDS encoding CapA family protein has product MRGAAPAAPFLFPPVWAAAGPIDRVDGQSRMEYDGKDRNKMVAEPAPGCDGVGGRSAAKEATGVRETRFNRRPEQRAGAALVPLFSVVLAALLALAALAGWRRTPAVPPSTPEAAVLAPAPLATLTLAAVGDIMCHLPQVRAAWDAERKVYDFSPAFAAVAPHLRAADLTVANLETVLDDARPYRGYPRFNSPAVLAQALSGAGVDIVTTANNHALDQGEAGVLATLRNLKAAGLLSTGTFAGAADRGPLLHTLKGFKLAFLAYTLSTNGLKPPAGKEYLVNTWNWEQAAKDIAAARAGGAEFVVVSMHWGQEYQRRPAAEQEELARKLAGAGADLILGSHPHVLQPLAEIIRPGGDERVLAAYSLGNFISNQRDPHTDRGQILYVTLTRDPLNHRVLISSYRVLPTRVLRGRVIRVVPAALVDE; this is encoded by the coding sequence ATGCGCGGGGCGGCTCCGGCCGCCCCCTTCCTCTTTCCGCCGGTGTGGGCGGCCGCCGGGCCGATTGACCGGGTTGACGGGCAGAGCCGGATGGAGTACGATGGAAAGGATAGGAATAAAATGGTAGCGGAGCCTGCGCCCGGGTGTGACGGTGTTGGCGGACGTTCGGCGGCGAAGGAGGCGACTGGAGTGCGGGAAACCCGGTTCAACCGGCGGCCGGAACAAAGGGCGGGGGCTGCCCTCGTCCCGCTCTTCTCCGTCGTGCTGGCAGCGCTCCTTGCACTGGCGGCTCTGGCCGGATGGAGGCGCACGCCGGCGGTGCCGCCGAGCACCCCGGAGGCGGCGGTGCTTGCACCGGCACCCCTGGCCACCTTAACCCTGGCCGCCGTGGGAGATATCATGTGCCACCTGCCGCAGGTGCGGGCGGCCTGGGACGCGGAACGAAAGGTCTACGACTTCAGCCCGGCCTTTGCGGCCGTGGCGCCCCACCTGCGCGCTGCCGACCTTACCGTAGCCAACCTGGAAACGGTGCTCGACGACGCGCGCCCTTACCGCGGCTATCCCCGCTTCAACTCCCCGGCGGTCCTGGCCCAGGCCCTGTCCGGCGCCGGCGTGGACATCGTCACCACCGCCAACAACCACGCCTTGGATCAAGGCGAGGCCGGGGTCCTGGCCACGCTCCGGAACCTCAAGGCGGCCGGACTCCTTTCCACCGGCACCTTCGCCGGCGCAGCCGACCGCGGGCCGCTGCTGCATACTCTGAAGGGGTTTAAACTGGCCTTTTTGGCCTACACCCTGAGCACCAACGGGCTTAAGCCTCCCGCTGGGAAGGAGTACCTGGTAAACACCTGGAATTGGGAGCAGGCGGCCAAGGACATCGCGGCGGCGCGGGCGGGCGGCGCCGAGTTCGTGGTGGTGAGCATGCACTGGGGCCAGGAATACCAGAGGCGGCCTGCGGCGGAGCAGGAAGAGCTCGCCAGAAAGCTGGCGGGTGCCGGGGCGGACCTCATCCTGGGCAGCCACCCCCATGTGCTGCAGCCCCTGGCGGAAATCATCAGACCGGGCGGCGACGAACGGGTCCTGGCGGCCTACTCGCTCGGGAACTTCATCTCCAACCAACGCGACCCCCACACCGATCGGGGGCAGATCCTCTATGTCACCCTCACGCGCGACCCGCTGAACCACCGGGTGCTCATCAGCTCCTACCGGGTTTTGCCCACCCGGGTGCTGCGCGGGCGCGTGATCCGCGTGGTGCCCGCTGCGCTTGTGGACGAGTAG